One window of Mesorhizobium loti R88b genomic DNA carries:
- a CDS encoding PAS domain S-box protein, with protein sequence MTADNRHLAFLSGGGELGCLIATFDWASTSIGPIEDWPQSLKTAVSLILRSNVPIVMLWGQDGVMIYNDGYSEFAGGRHPQLLGSKVREGWPEVADFNDNIMKVCLGGGTLAYREQMLTLNRTGKPEKVWLDLDYSPVLDESGEPAGVIAIVIETTAKVAAERWRTSERDRQRQMFEQAPGFMAMLSGPQHVFELTNAAYMQLVGHRDVIGLPVRQALPEVEGQGFFELLDQVFTSGEAFIGYALKAKLQRTPGAATEDRFIDLVYQPVRNPSGEVIGIFVQGIDVTDRLIAEQALRQSEMQFRTFAEAMPNHVWTATPEGLLDWFNPRVYDYSGAKPGELDGQAWGAIVHPDDIDAAVGKWQEVLAAGTFYETEFRLRRHDGVYRWFIARAVPIRDSDGAILRWIGTNTDIDDQKQAAQALLQSERRLQLSQNAAGIAALELDIASGIVVGSEGFWGLWGLSPRESVHISVLENIVIPDDKDIRSNPQTRAQGTAVPAVEYRIRRPDTGELRWLSRHIDFVHDETGKPVKMFGVMQDVTDRREAQARQELLTHELEHRIKNILAMVAAIASQTLRNTDIATASATFNERLRALANAHDILNKTRWTSASIREVVDNTIATFPLEQISISGPALPINPKMALTLALAVNELATNALKYGALSTPEGKVSIEWSLQPSAEAPGEKRLTWRWRESGGPPVSPPTRRGFGRFLIERVLGTDFGGTVRIDYRPDGVECLLNAPAPQLPTAPY encoded by the coding sequence ATGACCGCAGACAACCGTCACCTTGCATTCCTGTCGGGCGGCGGCGAGCTCGGCTGCCTGATCGCCACGTTCGACTGGGCCTCGACCTCGATCGGGCCGATCGAGGACTGGCCGCAGAGCTTGAAGACGGCGGTGTCGCTGATCCTGCGCTCGAATGTGCCGATCGTCATGCTGTGGGGGCAGGACGGCGTCATGATCTACAATGACGGCTATTCGGAATTCGCCGGCGGCCGCCATCCGCAATTGCTGGGCTCCAAGGTCCGCGAAGGCTGGCCTGAAGTGGCCGACTTCAACGACAACATCATGAAGGTGTGCCTGGGCGGCGGCACGCTTGCCTATCGTGAGCAGATGCTGACGCTCAATCGGACCGGCAAACCCGAAAAGGTCTGGCTCGATCTCGACTATTCGCCGGTGCTCGACGAAAGCGGCGAACCGGCCGGCGTCATCGCCATCGTCATCGAAACCACCGCCAAGGTCGCCGCCGAGCGCTGGCGCACAAGTGAACGCGACCGCCAGCGACAGATGTTCGAACAGGCGCCAGGCTTCATGGCCATGCTGTCCGGCCCTCAACATGTGTTCGAGCTGACCAATGCCGCCTACATGCAGCTGGTCGGCCACCGCGATGTGATCGGCCTGCCCGTCCGCCAGGCCTTGCCCGAGGTCGAAGGCCAGGGCTTCTTCGAACTGCTCGATCAGGTGTTCACCTCCGGCGAGGCGTTCATCGGCTACGCCTTGAAGGCGAAGTTGCAGCGCACGCCCGGCGCCGCCACCGAAGACCGCTTCATCGACCTCGTCTATCAGCCGGTGCGCAATCCCTCAGGCGAGGTGATCGGCATCTTCGTGCAAGGCATCGACGTCACCGACCGGCTGATCGCCGAACAGGCGCTGCGGCAAAGCGAGATGCAGTTCCGCACCTTCGCCGAGGCGATGCCGAACCACGTCTGGACGGCGACACCGGAGGGGCTGCTCGACTGGTTCAACCCGCGCGTCTACGATTACTCCGGTGCGAAACCTGGCGAGCTCGACGGTCAGGCATGGGGCGCGATCGTGCACCCCGACGACATCGATGCGGCCGTGGGAAAATGGCAAGAGGTGCTGGCCGCCGGCACATTCTACGAGACCGAGTTCCGCCTGCGCCGGCATGACGGTGTCTATCGCTGGTTCATCGCGCGTGCGGTTCCGATCCGCGACAGCGACGGCGCCATCCTGCGCTGGATCGGCACCAACACCGATATCGACGACCAGAAGCAGGCGGCACAGGCCCTGCTGCAGAGCGAGCGCCGCTTGCAGCTGTCGCAAAATGCGGCCGGCATCGCCGCCCTCGAACTCGACATCGCCAGTGGAATCGTGGTCGGCTCCGAAGGCTTTTGGGGTCTCTGGGGCCTGTCGCCGCGCGAAAGCGTGCACATCTCCGTCCTGGAAAACATCGTCATTCCCGACGACAAGGACATCCGCTCCAACCCGCAAACGCGTGCGCAAGGCACCGCTGTGCCTGCCGTGGAATACCGCATCCGGCGGCCCGACACCGGCGAATTGCGCTGGCTGTCGCGCCACATCGACTTCGTCCATGACGAGACCGGCAAGCCGGTCAAGATGTTCGGCGTCATGCAGGATGTCACCGACCGGCGCGAGGCGCAGGCACGGCAGGAACTGCTCACCCACGAGCTCGAACACCGCATCAAGAACATCCTGGCGATGGTCGCGGCCATCGCTTCGCAGACGCTGCGCAACACCGACATCGCCACCGCCAGCGCCACCTTCAACGAGCGTCTGCGCGCGCTCGCCAACGCCCACGACATCCTCAACAAGACGCGCTGGACCAGCGCTTCGATCCGCGAGGTGGTCGACAACACCATCGCCACCTTCCCGCTCGAGCAGATCTCGATTTCCGGGCCGGCGCTGCCGATCAACCCGAAGATGGCGCTGACGCTGGCGCTGGCCGTCAATGAGCTCGCCACCAACGCGCTGAAATACGGCGCGCTGTCGACACCGGAAGGCAAAGTGTCGATCGAATGGTCGTTGCAGCCATCGGCCGAGGCGCCCGGCGAAAAGCGGCTGACCTGGCGCTGGCGCGAGAGCGGCGGCCCGCCGGTCAGCCCGCCGACCCGGCGCGGCTTCGGCCGCTTCCTGATCGAACGCGTGCTTGGCACCGATTTCGGCGGAACGGTGCGGATCGATTACCGCCCCGACGGCGTTGAGTGTTTGTTGAACGCACCGGCACCCCAATTGCCGACAGCACCGTACTGA
- a CDS encoding MFS transporter, translating to MPDINDGQLCERLPATTITGPQTLLFAASTGIIVTNLFAPQTLVGLIGPSLGAGATSVGLVAMSTLLGYAAGLFFLVPMADLTENRALILGMLLTAALAASVATLAPTIASLLIVLFILGAACSAIQILVPIAASMAPPGEAGRVIGDVMSGLMIGILLARPLASFIADAWGWRVFYGLSDAALILLACVLAFTLPQRRPEAKSSYGALIASLFGLLRDEPVLRRRALTAALVMAAFSLFWTAVALRLAEPPFSLGQRGIALFALVGAGGAVVTPLFGRAGDHGWTRTATIFCHLVLIGAMALAAWAGSFQSGATWQPLVLMGLSAVLLDIGVTGDQTLGRRAVNLLRPEARGRLNGLFVGIFFIGGAIGSLLAGIAWTWGGWPAVCAIGAVFGIVALLVDWIGGPE from the coding sequence ATGCCCGATATCAACGACGGCCAGTTGTGCGAACGGCTGCCAGCTACAACCATCACCGGCCCGCAAACGCTGCTTTTTGCCGCCTCCACCGGCATCATCGTCACCAATCTGTTCGCGCCGCAGACGCTGGTCGGATTGATCGGCCCGTCGCTCGGCGCCGGTGCCACGAGCGTCGGCCTGGTCGCCATGTCCACGCTGCTCGGCTACGCCGCCGGCCTGTTCTTCCTGGTGCCGATGGCCGACCTCACTGAAAACCGCGCCCTGATCCTGGGCATGCTGCTGACAGCCGCCCTTGCGGCCAGCGTCGCCACCCTCGCGCCCACCATCGCCTCGCTGCTGATCGTCCTGTTCATCCTGGGTGCTGCCTGTTCGGCGATCCAGATCCTGGTGCCGATCGCCGCTTCGATGGCGCCGCCCGGCGAGGCCGGCCGCGTCATTGGCGATGTGATGAGCGGGCTGATGATCGGCATCCTGCTGGCGCGGCCCTTGGCCAGCTTCATCGCCGACGCCTGGGGCTGGCGTGTCTTTTATGGCCTCAGTGATGCCGCCCTCATCCTGCTCGCCTGCGTTCTCGCCTTCACCTTGCCGCAGCGGCGGCCGGAGGCGAAATCGTCTTATGGCGCGCTGATTGCCTCGCTGTTCGGCCTGCTGCGCGACGAGCCAGTGTTGCGGCGTCGCGCGCTGACGGCGGCGCTGGTGATGGCGGCATTCAGCCTGTTCTGGACAGCGGTGGCCCTGCGCCTCGCGGAGCCGCCTTTCAGCCTTGGCCAGCGCGGCATTGCGCTGTTCGCGCTGGTCGGCGCCGGCGGCGCCGTGGTCACGCCGCTGTTCGGCCGCGCCGGCGACCATGGCTGGACGCGAACCGCCACCATCTTCTGCCATCTCGTGCTGATCGGCGCCATGGCGCTCGCCGCCTGGGCCGGCTCCTTCCAGTCCGGAGCGACTTGGCAACCGCTGGTGCTGATGGGCTTAAGCGCCGTGCTGCTCGACATCGGCGTCACCGGCGACCAGACGCTCGGCCGCCGTGCTGTCAACTTGCTTCGGCCCGAGGCACGCGGCCGCCTCAACGGCCTGTTCGTCGGTATCTTCTTCATCGGCGGCGCCATCGGCTCATTGCTGGCCGGCATCGCATGGACCTGGGGCGGCTGGCCAGCGGTCTGCGCCATCGGTGCAGTCTTTGGCATCGTCGCCCTGCTGGTCGACTGGATTGGCGGGCCGGAGTGA
- a CDS encoding LysR family transcriptional regulator, with amino-acid sequence MNIHDLEAFIAVVETGSIVGASARLNLTQPGVTRRIQNLEDGLATALLDRQSKPLKPTASGREAYEHGRRVLRSLEDLKAGVSPQGEVKGEFRLGIMPYLSDAALAQPLDNLRATFPRLTLRITSGWSPRLVEQVARSELDAVAVCLAEGLAPPDELVCDDLGAQSVLLVASPGLGVPKQADLASLSRFAWVMNENGCGFRAFIRQSFEAARLPFQVGVEALSVDLRMSLVARGHGIGIVTPGAFADSRWRDAVEVIDCPDFKPQVRAWLLHRPPAGRLSRPIALFRDALIDGLKVPMPLVS; translated from the coding sequence ATGAACATCCATGATCTCGAAGCCTTCATCGCCGTGGTGGAAACCGGCTCGATCGTCGGTGCCTCGGCCAGGCTCAACCTCACCCAGCCGGGCGTCACGCGTCGTATCCAGAACCTCGAGGATGGGCTGGCGACAGCACTTCTCGACCGCCAGTCGAAGCCATTGAAGCCGACGGCTTCGGGGCGCGAGGCCTATGAGCATGGAAGGCGCGTGCTTCGCTCGCTGGAGGATTTGAAGGCCGGCGTGTCGCCGCAAGGCGAGGTCAAGGGCGAGTTCCGTCTGGGCATCATGCCCTATCTCTCCGATGCAGCACTGGCGCAGCCGCTCGACAACCTGCGCGCCACCTTTCCGCGGCTGACGCTGCGCATTACCTCGGGCTGGTCGCCAAGGCTGGTCGAGCAAGTGGCGCGCAGCGAGCTCGACGCGGTGGCGGTGTGCCTAGCCGAAGGCCTGGCGCCACCGGACGAACTGGTCTGTGACGATCTCGGCGCGCAATCGGTGCTGCTGGTGGCATCGCCCGGCCTTGGCGTGCCGAAGCAAGCCGACCTCGCATCGCTGTCGCGCTTTGCCTGGGTGATGAACGAAAACGGCTGCGGCTTCCGCGCCTTCATCCGCCAAAGTTTCGAGGCGGCAAGGCTGCCGTTCCAGGTGGGCGTTGAGGCGCTCAGCGTCGACCTCAGAATGTCGCTGGTGGCGCGCGGCCATGGCATCGGGATCGTGACGCCGGGCGCCTTCGCCGACAGCCGTTGGCGCGACGCGGTGGAGGTCATCGACTGCCCCGATTTCAAGCCGCAAGTCCGCGCCTGGCTGCTGCACCGCCCGCCGGCCGGAAGGCTCAGCCGCCCGATCGCGCTGTTCCGCGACGCGCTGATCGATGGGCTGAAGGTGCCGATGCCGCTGGTGTCGTAG